In Pseudomonas alcaliphila JAB1, a single window of DNA contains:
- a CDS encoding polynucleotide adenylyltransferase PcnB, translating into MLKKLFKSFHSPLRRAPRPRSTPEVLSSSQHPLKRNEISRHAISVVERLQKAGYQAYLVGGCVRDLLLDIDPKDFDVATSATPEQVRAEFRNARVIGRRFKLVHVHFGREIIEVATFRANHPQGDEEENSNLASRHESGRILRDNVYGTLEDDAQRRDFTINALYYDPTQEHILDYARGMHDVRNHLVRLIGDPEQRYLEDPVRMLRAVRFAAKLDFEIEKHSAAPIRRLAPMLRDIPSARLFDEVLKLFLAGYAEYTFDLLLEHDLFAQLFPASGAALKQNPQYTEKLIRQALINTDDRIHDGKSVTPAFLFAALLWPALPARVLQLQNKGMPPIPAMQEAAHELIAEQCQRIAVPKRFTIPIREIWDMQERLPRRSGKRADLLLENPRFRAGYDFLLLRELAGEDTGGLGEWWTDYQDANDSERRQMIRDLASKGESTGNAPRKRRRSNNNRRKRSDDSGGE; encoded by the coding sequence ATGCTGAAAAAGCTGTTCAAATCTTTCCATTCACCTCTGCGCCGTGCCCCACGTCCACGCAGCACTCCCGAAGTGCTGAGCAGTAGCCAACATCCGCTCAAGCGCAACGAGATCAGCCGTCACGCCATCAGCGTGGTCGAGCGCCTGCAGAAGGCCGGCTACCAGGCCTACCTGGTCGGCGGCTGCGTACGCGACCTGCTGCTGGATATTGACCCCAAGGATTTCGACGTGGCCACCAGTGCCACGCCCGAGCAGGTCCGCGCGGAATTCCGTAACGCTCGGGTGATCGGCCGCCGCTTCAAGCTGGTACACGTTCATTTTGGTCGCGAGATCATCGAAGTGGCCACCTTCCGCGCCAATCACCCTCAGGGTGATGAGGAAGAAAACAGCAATCTGGCGTCGCGCCACGAGAGCGGCCGCATTCTGCGCGACAACGTCTACGGCACATTGGAAGACGATGCCCAGCGCCGCGACTTCACCATCAATGCGCTGTACTACGATCCGACCCAGGAACATATCCTCGACTACGCCCGCGGCATGCACGATGTGCGCAACCATCTGGTGCGCCTGATCGGTGACCCGGAACAGCGTTACCTGGAAGACCCGGTGCGCATGCTGCGTGCGGTGCGTTTCGCCGCCAAGCTCGACTTCGAAATCGAGAAGCACAGCGCCGCGCCGATTCGCCGTCTGGCGCCAATGTTGCGCGACATTCCCTCGGCACGTCTGTTCGACGAAGTACTCAAGCTGTTCCTCGCCGGTTACGCCGAATACACCTTCGACCTACTACTCGAACACGACCTGTTCGCCCAGCTGTTTCCGGCCAGTGGCGCAGCGCTCAAGCAGAATCCGCAGTACACCGAGAAGCTGATCCGCCAGGCGCTGATCAACACCGACGACCGCATTCACGATGGCAAGTCGGTCACGCCGGCCTTCCTCTTCGCGGCGCTGCTTTGGCCTGCGCTACCGGCCCGCGTGCTGCAACTGCAGAACAAGGGCATGCCGCCGATTCCGGCGATGCAGGAAGCTGCCCATGAACTGATCGCCGAGCAGTGCCAGCGCATTGCCGTACCCAAACGCTTCACCATCCCGATTCGCGAGATCTGGGACATGCAGGAACGCCTGCCGCGCCGCAGCGGTAAACGTGCCGACCTGCTGCTGGAAAATCCGCGCTTCCGCGCCGGCTATGATTTCCTCCTGCTGCGCGAACTGGCCGGGGAAGACACCGGCGGCCTGGGCGAATGGTGGACGGACTATCAGGACGCCAACGACAGCGAGCGTCGGCAGATGATTCGCGACCTCGCCAGCAAAGGCGAAAGCACCGGCAACGCACCGCGCAAACGTCGCCGCAGCAACAACAATCGCCGTAAGCGCAGCGACGACAGCGGCGGCGAGTGA
- the folK gene encoding 2-amino-4-hydroxy-6-hydroxymethyldihydropteridine diphosphokinase, producing the protein MERVYIGLGSNLAEPLQQLRAALHAIAQLPRSQLQAHSSFYISDPLGPADQPRYVNAVAALDTELEPWQLLDALQRIEQEQGRVRKAERWGPRTLDLDILLFGERLIDDERLTVPHYHMQARPFVLYPLAELAAELQLPDGRSLDALLEACPFTGLERLPE; encoded by the coding sequence ATGGAGCGGGTTTACATCGGCCTCGGCAGCAACCTGGCCGAACCCCTGCAACAGCTGCGCGCGGCCTTGCACGCCATCGCCCAGCTGCCGCGCAGTCAATTACAGGCGCACTCGTCGTTCTACATCAGCGATCCCCTTGGCCCGGCTGATCAACCGCGTTACGTCAACGCCGTGGCGGCGCTGGATACCGAGCTGGAGCCCTGGCAGCTGCTTGATGCGCTGCAACGCATCGAGCAGGAACAGGGGCGCGTGCGCAAGGCCGAACGCTGGGGCCCGCGCACATTGGACCTGGATATCCTGCTGTTCGGTGAGCGCCTGATCGACGATGAGCGTCTGACCGTGCCGCACTACCACATGCAGGCGCGCCCCTTCGTGCTCTATCCGCTGGCCGAACTGGCCGCAGAGCTGCAGCTTCCGGACGGCCGCAGCCTCGATGCATTGCTGGAAGCCTGTCCCTTTACCGGGCTGGAACGCCTGCCGGAGTAG
- the panB gene encoding 3-methyl-2-oxobutanoate hydroxymethyltransferase: MPDVTLTTLQSLKQNGEKIAMLTCYDATYAHAACQAGVDVLLVGDSLGMVLQGHDSTLPVSVEEMAYHTACVKRGNQGALIVTDLPFMAYATTEQALHNSAKLMQAGAHMVKLEGAGWLAEPIRLLAERGVPVCAHLGLTPQAVNILGGYKVQGRQEAQARQMRADAMALEQAGAAMLLLECVPSELAAEITQAVKIPVIGIGAGSATDGQVLVQHDMLGLSLSGRAPKFVRNFMEGQSSIQGAFSAYVQAVKDGSFPAAEHGFSA; the protein is encoded by the coding sequence ATGCCTGACGTTACCCTGACCACCCTGCAGAGCCTCAAGCAGAACGGTGAAAAGATCGCCATGCTGACCTGCTATGACGCCACCTACGCCCATGCGGCCTGCCAGGCGGGTGTCGACGTGTTGCTGGTCGGCGACTCCCTGGGCATGGTCCTGCAGGGCCACGACAGCACCCTGCCGGTCAGCGTCGAGGAGATGGCCTACCACACTGCCTGCGTCAAACGCGGCAACCAGGGCGCACTGATCGTCACCGATCTGCCATTCATGGCGTACGCCACCACCGAGCAGGCTCTGCACAACAGCGCCAAGCTGATGCAGGCCGGCGCGCATATGGTCAAACTGGAAGGCGCCGGCTGGCTGGCCGAGCCTATTCGCCTGCTGGCCGAACGTGGCGTACCGGTGTGCGCGCACCTGGGCCTGACCCCCCAGGCGGTGAACATTCTCGGTGGCTACAAGGTGCAGGGCCGTCAGGAAGCGCAGGCACGGCAGATGCGCGCCGATGCCATGGCACTGGAGCAGGCCGGCGCTGCCATGCTGCTGCTCGAATGCGTGCCGAGCGAACTGGCTGCAGAAATTACCCAGGCAGTGAAGATTCCGGTGATCGGCATCGGCGCTGGCAGCGCCACCGACGGTCAGGTGCTGGTGCAGCACGACATGCTCGGGCTGTCGCTATCGGGCCGCGCACCGAAGTTCGTACGCAACTTCATGGAAGGCCAAAGCAGCATTCAGGGTGCTTTCAGCGCTTACGTACAGGCCGTCAAGGACGGCAGCTTCCCCGCCGCCGAACATGGCTTTTCCGCATGA
- the panC gene encoding pantoate--beta-alanine ligase has translation MNMVKTLRELRAAVAQARAEGKQIGFVPTMGNLHAGHVSLVEIAAQRADFVVASIFVNPLQFGAGEDLDKYPRTLAADQEKLLAAGCHLLFHPDVAEIYPHGMGDQTRVSVPGVSEGLCGASRPGHFEGVATVVTKLFNMVQPDLAVFGEKDYQQLAVIRALVQDLNMPIQIIGAPTQRAEDGLALSSRNGYLSDEQRAAAPALYRGLQTIAEELRRGARDYARLIETTQAQQRTAGFIPDYLEIRNAVNLRPAQVDDHHLVILTAAQLGSTRLIDNLVVELPRQ, from the coding sequence ATGAACATGGTGAAAACCCTGCGCGAGTTGCGCGCAGCCGTCGCCCAGGCACGGGCCGAAGGCAAGCAGATCGGTTTCGTGCCGACCATGGGCAATCTGCACGCGGGTCACGTTTCGCTGGTGGAGATCGCCGCCCAACGCGCCGACTTCGTGGTTGCCAGCATCTTCGTCAATCCACTGCAGTTCGGCGCCGGTGAAGATCTGGACAAGTATCCGCGTACCCTCGCCGCCGACCAGGAAAAACTGCTGGCAGCCGGCTGCCACCTGCTGTTTCACCCCGATGTTGCGGAAATCTACCCACACGGCATGGGTGACCAGACCCGCGTCAGCGTTCCCGGTGTTTCCGAAGGTCTCTGCGGCGCCAGCCGTCCGGGGCATTTCGAGGGTGTGGCGACGGTGGTGACCAAGCTGTTCAACATGGTCCAGCCTGATCTGGCCGTGTTCGGCGAGAAGGACTACCAGCAACTGGCGGTAATCCGCGCGCTGGTGCAGGACCTGAACATGCCGATCCAGATCATCGGTGCGCCGACTCAACGCGCCGAGGACGGCCTCGCGCTGTCTTCGCGCAACGGCTACCTCAGCGACGAACAACGCGCCGCCGCCCCAGCGCTGTATCGAGGCCTGCAAACGATTGCCGAGGAACTGCGCCGTGGCGCTCGCGACTACGCACGGCTTATCGAGACTACTCAGGCGCAACAGCGTACCGCTGGTTTCATCCCCGATTATCTGGAAATCCGCAATGCGGTGAATCTGCGTCCGGCCCAGGTCGACGACCATCACCTGGTGATTCTGACCGCCGCACAGCTGGGTAGCACCCGTCTGATCGACAATCTGGTGGTTGAACTGCCGCGCCAGTAG
- the pgi gene encoding glucose-6-phosphate isomerase, translated as MAYYQQPHDVTTLPAWQALQQHRAEMAGFSMREAFAADTRRYQRFSLDSCGLLLDYSKNLIDERGLELLIQLAEQAGLQESIANLFNGEQVNASEGRAALHTALRSPIGRRLLVDGHDIIPEVHRVLNQVTELVSRIHSGLWRGYSEKPIKEVVNIGIGGSFLGPQLVSEALRPFTQRGVRCHYLANIDGSEFRELTARLDPETTLFIVSSKSFGTLETLKNTLAARDWYLAMGGPEEQLHRHFIAVTSNRKAAIEFGIGEENIFPMWDWVGGRYSLWSAIGLPIALAIGVSNFKELLAGAYAMDQHFTQAPLAENMPVLMALLGIWYTNFWGAQSHAILPYDHYLRNFTKHLQQLDMESNGKSVRQDGSELNIATGPIIWGGVGCNGQHAYHQLLHQGRLLVPADFIVPVNSYNPLSDHHQWLFANCLSQAQALMQGKTREEAEAELRARGMPEAEVQRLAPHKVIPGNRPSNILVMNRIAPFELGALVALYEHKVFVQSAIWGINAFDQWGVELGKEMGKEVYQRLTGQLDSSASDASTQGLIAHFREHHRG; from the coding sequence ATGGCCTATTACCAGCAGCCTCACGACGTCACCACCCTGCCCGCCTGGCAGGCCCTGCAGCAACATCGTGCCGAGATGGCCGGGTTCAGCATGCGCGAGGCCTTTGCAGCGGATACAAGGCGCTACCAGCGATTTTCTCTCGACAGCTGCGGGCTGCTGCTGGATTACTCGAAAAACCTGATCGATGAGCGCGGCCTCGAGCTGCTGATTCAACTGGCCGAGCAGGCCGGTCTGCAGGAGTCCATCGCCAACCTGTTCAACGGTGAGCAGGTCAATGCTTCGGAAGGCCGCGCCGCACTGCACACGGCCCTGCGCAGCCCGATTGGTCGCCGCCTGCTGGTCGACGGCCATGACATCATCCCCGAGGTCCATCGCGTCCTGAACCAGGTCACCGAACTGGTCAGTCGCATTCACAGCGGCCTGTGGCGCGGCTACAGCGAAAAACCGATCAAGGAAGTGGTGAACATCGGCATTGGCGGCTCCTTCCTCGGCCCGCAACTGGTTTCCGAAGCACTACGCCCGTTCACCCAACGCGGTGTGCGCTGCCACTACTTGGCCAATATCGACGGCAGCGAATTCCGCGAACTGACCGCCCGCCTCGATCCGGAAACCACGCTGTTCATCGTTTCCAGCAAGTCCTTCGGCACCCTGGAAACCCTCAAGAACACCCTGGCCGCGCGCGACTGGTACCTGGCCATGGGCGGCCCGGAAGAGCAGTTGCATCGCCACTTCATCGCCGTGACCAGCAACCGCAAGGCCGCCATCGAGTTCGGTATCGGCGAAGAGAACATCTTCCCCATGTGGGACTGGGTTGGCGGGCGTTACTCGCTGTGGTCGGCCATCGGTCTGCCCATCGCCCTGGCCATCGGCGTATCCAACTTCAAGGAGCTGCTGGCCGGTGCCTACGCCATGGACCAGCACTTCACCCAGGCGCCATTGGCCGAGAACATGCCGGTGCTGATGGCCCTGCTGGGTATCTGGTACACCAATTTCTGGGGCGCGCAAAGCCACGCGATCCTGCCTTACGACCACTACCTGCGTAACTTCACCAAGCACCTGCAACAGTTGGACATGGAGTCCAACGGCAAGAGCGTGCGCCAGGACGGTAGCGAACTGAACATCGCCACAGGGCCGATCATCTGGGGCGGCGTCGGCTGCAACGGTCAGCATGCCTACCACCAGTTGCTGCACCAGGGCCGTCTGCTGGTACCGGCGGACTTCATCGTCCCGGTCAACAGCTACAACCCGCTGTCCGACCATCACCAGTGGCTGTTCGCCAACTGCCTGTCGCAAGCCCAAGCGCTGATGCAGGGCAAGACGCGTGAGGAGGCCGAGGCCGAACTGCGTGCCAGGGGCATGCCAGAAGCCGAAGTACAGCGGCTGGCGCCGCATAAGGTGATTCCTGGTAATCGCCCGAGCAACATCCTGGTAATGAATCGCATCGCACCGTTCGAGCTGGGCGCGCTGGTAGCCCTGTACGAACACAAGGTATTCGTGCAGAGCGCCATCTGGGGCATCAATGCCTTCGATCAGTGGGGCGTGGAGCTGGGCAAGGAGATGGGCAAGGAGGTGTATCAGCGCCTGACCGGCCAGCTCGACAGCAGCGCATCGGATGCTTCGACCCAGGGCCTGATCGCCCATTTCCGCGAGCATCACCGCGGCTGA
- the acs gene encoding acetate--CoA ligase, producing MFEITRHPVADAVRQRAHLDNDAYLRLYQQSVEQPDTFWAEQAKAFLSWFKPWDQVHASDLKQGRAEWFKGGQLNVAYNCIDRHLQQRGEQIAIIWEGDNPAESAHITYNKLHHNVSRLANVLKSRGVKKGDRVCIYMPMIPEAAYAMLACARIGAVHSVVFGGFSPDALRDRILDADCRAVITADEGVRGGKYIPLKANVDKALQSCPDVSTVVVVERTQGDVAWVEGRDLWYHQALKEVEADCPAEPMDAEDPLFILYTSGSTGKPKGVLHTTGGYLLGAAMTHKYVFDYHEGDIYWCTADVGWVTGHSYIVYGPLANAATTLMFEGVPNYPDASRFWQVIDKHQVNTFYTAPTALRALMREGEAPVKATSRSSLRLLGTVGEPINPEAWEWYFHVVGDTRCPIVDTWWQTETGSILITPLPGATDLKPGSATRPFFGVQPVLLDEQGKEIIGAGAGVLAIKASWPSQIRSVYGDHQRMIDTYFKPYPGYYFTGDGARRDEDGYYWITGRVDDVINVSGHRIGTAEVESALVLHDAVAEAAVVGYPHDVKGQGIYAYVTLMNGQEPSDELKKDLLALVGKEIGSFAKPELIQWAPGLPKTRSGKIMRRILRKIACNELENMGDTSTLADPSVVDSLIDQRLNR from the coding sequence ATGTTCGAGATCACCCGTCACCCCGTGGCCGACGCGGTGCGCCAGCGTGCACACCTGGATAACGACGCCTATCTGCGCCTGTACCAGCAGTCCGTCGAGCAGCCCGATACCTTCTGGGCCGAGCAGGCCAAGGCCTTCCTCAGCTGGTTCAAGCCCTGGGACCAGGTGCACGCCAGCGACCTGAAACAGGGCCGCGCCGAGTGGTTCAAGGGCGGCCAGCTCAACGTCGCCTACAACTGCATCGACCGCCATCTGCAACAGCGCGGCGAGCAGATCGCCATCATCTGGGAAGGCGACAATCCGGCCGAATCGGCGCACATCACCTACAACAAGCTGCATCACAACGTCAGCCGCCTGGCCAACGTGCTGAAAAGCCGTGGCGTGAAGAAAGGCGACCGAGTGTGCATCTACATGCCGATGATTCCCGAGGCGGCCTACGCCATGCTCGCCTGCGCGCGCATTGGCGCCGTTCATTCGGTGGTATTCGGCGGTTTCTCTCCTGATGCCCTGCGCGATCGCATTCTCGATGCCGATTGCCGTGCGGTGATCACTGCCGACGAAGGCGTGCGCGGTGGCAAGTACATCCCTCTGAAGGCCAACGTCGACAAGGCTCTGCAAAGCTGCCCGGACGTCTCCACCGTGGTAGTAGTCGAACGCACCCAGGGCGATGTCGCTTGGGTGGAAGGCCGTGACCTCTGGTACCACCAGGCGCTCAAGGAAGTCGAGGCTGACTGCCCGGCCGAGCCGATGGACGCCGAGGACCCGCTGTTCATCCTCTACACCTCGGGCTCGACCGGCAAACCCAAGGGCGTGCTGCACACCACCGGCGGTTACCTGCTCGGCGCGGCGATGACCCACAAGTACGTGTTCGACTACCACGAGGGCGACATCTACTGGTGCACCGCCGATGTCGGCTGGGTCACCGGGCACAGCTACATCGTCTACGGCCCGCTGGCCAACGCTGCCACCACCCTGATGTTCGAAGGCGTGCCCAACTACCCGGACGCCTCGCGCTTCTGGCAGGTGATCGACAAGCATCAGGTCAATACCTTCTACACCGCTCCCACTGCCCTGCGCGCGCTGATGCGCGAAGGCGAGGCGCCGGTCAAGGCCACCTCGCGTTCGAGCCTGCGTCTGCTCGGCACGGTGGGCGAGCCGATCAACCCCGAAGCCTGGGAGTGGTATTTCCATGTGGTCGGCGATACCCGCTGCCCCATCGTCGACACCTGGTGGCAGACCGAGACCGGCTCGATCCTGATCACCCCGCTGCCCGGCGCCACCGACCTCAAGCCCGGCTCGGCCACCCGCCCCTTCTTCGGCGTACAACCGGTGCTGCTCGACGAGCAGGGCAAGGAGATCATTGGTGCGGGCGCCGGCGTGCTGGCGATCAAGGCCAGCTGGCCGAGCCAGATCCGCAGCGTTTACGGCGATCATCAACGCATGATCGACACCTACTTCAAGCCCTACCCCGGCTACTACTTCACCGGTGACGGCGCACGCCGCGACGAGGACGGCTACTACTGGATCACCGGCCGCGTCGACGACGTGATCAACGTCTCCGGCCATCGCATCGGCACCGCCGAGGTGGAGAGCGCGCTGGTGCTGCACGATGCGGTGGCCGAAGCCGCCGTGGTTGGCTACCCGCACGACGTCAAGGGCCAGGGCATCTACGCCTACGTCACCCTGATGAACGGCCAGGAACCGTCCGACGAGCTGAAGAAGGACCTGCTGGCCCTGGTCGGCAAGGAGATCGGCAGCTTCGCCAAGCCGGAGCTGATCCAGTGGGCGCCGGGCCTGCCCAAGACCCGATCGGGCAAGATCATGCGGCGCATCCTGCGCAAGATCGCCTGCAACGAGCTGGAGAACATGGGCGATACCTCGACCCTGGCCGACCCGAGCGTGGTCGACAGCCTGATCGATCAGCGCCTCAACCGCTGA
- a CDS encoding oxygenase MpaB family protein, protein MESLRRQIEKQVHSLTGASLGVLDLDQPRGDAGLFGPESMVWKVHADFTAMMVGGISALLLQMLHPLALAGVWDHSTFRQDMLGRLRRTSLFIAGTTYGGRHDAERLIDKVRSIHLQVVGSAPDGRPYAASDPELLTWVHVSEVSQFLAGYLRYVDPQLAVAEQDRYYREVALIAERLGAQEVPKSRQAISDYLQRMRAQLLCDERTREVVRLLYAAPMPNILARPFGNLMMQAGVDLLPEWASDLLGEHQAPWRRPLIRSSVQRTATLLRWAIRNSAAQRAHRRLTPHL, encoded by the coding sequence ATGGAAAGCCTACGTCGTCAGATCGAAAAACAGGTGCACAGCCTCACCGGCGCCTCGCTGGGCGTACTCGACCTCGACCAGCCGCGCGGTGATGCCGGCCTGTTCGGCCCCGAGTCGATGGTCTGGAAAGTCCACGCCGACTTCACCGCGATGATGGTCGGCGGCATCTCCGCCCTGCTCCTGCAGATGCTCCACCCACTGGCCTTGGCCGGCGTGTGGGATCACTCCACCTTTCGCCAGGACATGCTCGGCCGCCTGCGTCGCACCAGCCTGTTCATCGCCGGCACCACCTACGGCGGGCGGCATGACGCCGAGCGACTGATCGACAAGGTACGCAGCATCCATCTGCAGGTGGTCGGCAGCGCGCCGGACGGTCGCCCCTATGCCGCCAGCGATCCCGAGCTGCTGACCTGGGTACATGTCTCCGAGGTCAGCCAGTTTCTCGCCGGTTACCTGCGCTACGTCGACCCGCAGCTAGCGGTGGCCGAACAGGATCGCTACTACCGCGAGGTGGCGTTGATCGCCGAGCGCCTCGGCGCGCAGGAGGTGCCCAAGTCGCGCCAGGCCATCAGCGACTACCTGCAGCGCATGCGTGCGCAGTTGCTCTGCGACGAGCGCACCCGCGAAGTGGTGCGGCTGCTGTATGCCGCACCGATGCCCAACATTCTCGCCAGACCCTTCGGCAACCTGATGATGCAGGCCGGCGTCGACCTGCTGCCGGAATGGGCCAGCGATCTGCTTGGCGAGCACCAGGCGCCCTGGCGTCGTCCACTGATTCGCAGCAGCGTGCAACGCACCGCCACGCTGCTGCGCTGGGCGATTCGCAACAGTGCTGCACAGCGTGCCCACCGTCGTCTAACGCCGCACCTGTAG